The genomic segment TGATCAGCTCGCAGCCCGCCTCGTGCAGGTCGCGCAGCGCCTGGGACACCTCGGCGCGCTCCTCGCCCATGCCGAGGATCAGGTTGCTCTTGGTGACCAGGCCGTCGGCCCGCGCCTGGCGGATCACGTCCAGCGAACGCTCGTAGCGGAACGCCGGGCGGATCCGCTTGAAGATGCGCGGCACCGTCTCCACGTTGTGCGCCAGCACCTCGGGCCGCGAGCCGAAGACCTCGGCGAGCTGCTCCGGTACGGCGTTGAAGTCGGGGATCAGCAGCTCGACACCGCAGCCGGACTGCAGCGCGTGGATCTGCCGGACCGTCTCGGCGTAGAGCCAGGCACCGCCGTCGGGCAGGTCGTCGCGGGCGACACCGGTGATGGTCGCGTAGCGCAGGCCCATCGCGGCGACCGACTCGGCGACACGCCGCGGCTCGTCGGCGTCGAACTCGGCCGGCTTGCCGGTGTCGATCTGGCAGAAGTCGCAGCGCCGGGTGCACTGGTCACCACCGATGAGGAAGGTGGCCTCCCGGTCCTCCCAGCACTCGTAGATGTTGGGGCAGCCGGCCTCCTGGCACACGGTGTGCAGCCCTTCGCGCGAGACGAGCCCGCGCAACTGGGTGTACTCCGGGCCCATCTTGGCCTTCACCTTGATCCATGGCGGCTTGCGCTCGATCGGCGTCTCGGCGTTGCGCGCCTCGATCCGCAGCATCCGCCGCCCCTCCGGGGCGACGGTCGCGGTGTGCGCTGGCTGCTCAGTCGTCGGCGCGGATTGCTCGATCGTCACAAAACCGAGCGTACGCCGGTCGGCGCCGGTCGATGAACGTGGGCGACGGCCGTCACGCCGGAATCGCTGTGACACCGGACACCAGGGGTGAAAAAACCCGGTCACAGCGCGGCCCGCGCGGTGCTAGCGTGCCGGGCAGAGCTGTGACGGAGCCGAGTAACGGACCGATCCGCCAGTCGAGAGAGCCGCCGGTTGCTGCGAGGCGGTCTGGCGCCGGTCCGTGAAGACCCTCCCGAGCTGCGGGAAGAACGGCGCGTCGCGCCCAGTAGAGCCCGCCCGGCCGGCCCCGGTGAAAAGGCGACGAACGAGGTTCCCGCTTCGGCGGGGACGAAGGTGTGGTGGCACCGCGAGGTTCCCGCTCGCCCACACCTCCCTGGGGATCGCGTTGCGATTGGTCAAGGAGGTAGTCGTCGTGCAACGCATCCTGTCCACCCAACTCCCCGCCCATATGGGCGCCACCGTGCGGCTCGCCGGCTGGGTCCACCGCCGCCGGCTGCTCAAGTCGGTGGCCTTCCTGATCGTCCGCGACGCCGCCGGGCTCGCGCAGGTGGTGGTCGCCGCGCCCGCCGTGCGCGAGCAGATCGAGGCGCTCACCGAGGAGACGGTCGTCGAGGTCGTCGGCACCGTGGTCGCGAACGCCACCGCGCCCGCCGGGGTCGAGGTCGTCGAGCCGACGGTACGTCCGCTCGGGCCGACCGCCGTCCCGCCCCCGTTCGACCTGTACCGGCCGGTGCTCACCGCCGGCCTGCACACTCAGCTCGACCACGCGCCGGTCGCGCTGCGGCACCCGGTCCGCTCCGCCGCGCTGCGGGTATCGGCGGCCGCCGTGTCCGGCTTCCGGGCCACGCTCGACGGGCAGGGCTTCGTCGAGGTGCACACGCCGAAGGTGGTCGCCTCGTCCACCGAGAGCGGGGCGAACGTGTTCGCGCTGGACTGGTTCGGGCGGCCCGCCTACCTGGCCCAGTCGCCGCAGTTCTACAAGCAGCTCATGGTGGGCGTCTTCGAGCGGGTGTACGAGGTGGGGCCGGTGTTCCGTGCCGAGCCGCACGACACGGTGCGCCACCTGGCCCAGTACACGTCGCTCGACGTCGAGCTGGGGTTCGTGGCCGACCACCGGGACGTGATGACGGTGCTGCGGGAGACCCTGGCCGGGATGGTGGCGACCGTCGGCGAGCGGGCCGGTGGGGCGCTGACGACGCTCGGCGTGACGGTGCCGCAGGTGCCGGCCGAGATCCCGGCGGTGCACTTCACCGACGCGCTGAAGATCGCCGGGGCGCCGCCTTCCGAACCCGACCTGGCGCCGGCGCACGAGCGGGCGCTGGGGGAGTGGGCGCTCCGCGAGCACGGGAGCGACTTCCTCTTCGTCACCGGGTACCCGATGGCGAAGCGCCCCTTCTACACCCACCCGGACCCGGCCCGGCCCGCGTACTCGAACGGTTTCGACCTGCTGTTCCGGGGCGTGGAGCTGGTCACCGGCGGGCAGCGCCTGCACCGGCACGCCGACTACCTGGCCGCGCTCGCGGCGCGGGGCGAGCCGGTGGAGCCGTACGCCGGGTACGTGGACGCGTTCCGGCACGGCATGCCGCCGCACGGCGGGTTCGCGATCGGGCTGGAGCGATTCGTCGCGCGGCTCGTCGGTGCGGCGAACGTCCGGGAGGTGACCGCCTTCCCGCGCGACCTGCACCGCCTCACGCCCTGACCGGCGGCTCTCGGCCGCGCCGGGGCTGGGAAACCAGCCCCGGCGCGGACACTGAGAGTGAGGGGAGGTCGTCTCCGGCTGCGGTCACGGTCCGTAAGGGTGCGCTAGATGTCGCGCGGGTGCCCTTGTTGCCTCCGGAGCGGGCTGAGCAGGGGTTATGGCGGCGCCCGCCGAGGGGGAGGGACGGGTGCGTGCGCCCTTTGCTCTGCAGCCACCGACGCATCGATCGACCAGGAGTGACCGTCGCGTATCCGGCTGCAGAGCAAAGTCGGCGAGAGGGGACAACCCTCGGGCACGGCTTCTGTCACTCACGGTGACCGCAGGGCGCTGGCCTGCGGCGGCGATCGGACCGGTCGGCCACCGTGTGTCCGAGGCGGTCAGGCCGGGCCGAGCAGATCCCAGGGGTTGCCGGCGATGTCGCGGAAGACCGCGACCCGGCCGTACGGCTCGGTGCGGGGTGGCCGGACGAACTCGACGCCCGCGTCGACCATCCGGCGGTACACCGCCTCGAAGTCGTCGACCTGCAGGAAGAAGCCCACCCGGCCGTGGGTCTGGTCGCCCACCGCGCCGGCCTGGTGTTCGCCGTCGGCGCGGGCCAGCAGCAGGCCGGTCCCGCCGCCCGGCGGGCGTACCACCACCCAGCGCTTGGGCCGGCCGTCGTTCGTCAGGGACGGGCTGTCCTCGGCCAGCTCGAAGCCGAGCACCTCGGTGAAGAACGCGATGGCCGGGTCGTACTCGGCCACGACGAGCGTGACCAGGTCGAGCCGCACCGGGCTCAGACCTGCGTGAGCGTCGGCAGGTGCCGTTCGACCACCGGCAGCACGTCGGCCACGGTGATCGGCCGGCCCAACTCGGCGGTCAGCGAGGTGACCCCGGCGTCCCGGATGCCGCAGGGCACGATCCGGTCGAAGAAGCCCAGGTCGCAGTCGCAGTTGACGGAGAAGCCGTGCAGCGTGACGCCACGGGCGACCCGGATGCCGATGGCGGCCACCTTGCGGGCCGGCCCCCTGTCGTCCTCCGGCACCCACACGCCGCTGCGTCCCTCGACCCGGCCGGCGGCCAGCCCGAACTCGGCACACACGTCGATCAGCAGTTGCTCGGTGCGGCGGACGTACGCGACCACGTCGACCGGGTCGGGCAGCCGGACGATGGGGTAGCCGACCAGTTGCCCCGGACCGTGCCAGGTGATCTTCCCGCCGCGGTCCACGTCCACCACCGGGGTGCCGTCCATCGGCCGGTCCCACGGCTCGGTGCGCTTGCCGGCGGTGTAGACGCTGGGGTGCTCCAGCAGCAGCACGGTGTCGCCCTGCTCGCCGGCCACCACCGCCTCGTGCAGCCGGCGCTGCTCGTCCCAGGCGGCCTGGTAGTCGAGCAGGCCGGCGCGGACGGCGGTCAGCCCGGAAGTCGTCACGCTCACCCGTCCAGCCTAGTCCCGCCCTCCGGGAACCGGACCCGTGAGCCTCGTCGCCATCGGGCCGAGGCGGCGGTCAGGCCGGCACCCGCCACAGCCAGACGTCCTCGACCCGCTCGGGCGGGCCGAGCAGCGCGGTGGCGGTGCGCCGCAGCGCCTCCTCGTCGACGTCGAACTTGGCGCCGTGCACCCGGTCGGGCAGCACCACCGCCTGGACCCCCCAGTAGCGCAGGTCCGCCCGGGACGCCCGGATGCTGCCGTCGGTGATGATCGGCACCAGGCCGGTCCGCCCGGCCTGATCCATCAGCGAGTCGAAGGTGCGCGGCACCGGGCCGATCCGGCCCCGGCCCTCCGGCCCGCCCGGCCCGAGGAAGAACCCGGACGGGATCCGGAACTCACCCTGCCGGTTCGCCAGCGCGTACGCCTGCCAGCGCTGCCCGTCCGGGTAGACGTCCACGGTCAGCGGCAGCGGGGTCAGCACCCCGTCCGGCGGGACGTAGCGCTGCCAGGCGCCACTGGTGATGAACTGCGGAATCGGCTCGCGGACGCTGGTGAGCAGCGGCGTCGGCACCAGCGGCAGCAGCGCGGCGACGAAGCCGAGCGCCCAGGCCAGCCCGCTCACCCGGCGCCGTGGCGGCCGGGCGCGCAACGTGTCGATCGCGTACGCCAGCAGCAGGCCGATCACCGGCGCGACCACGAGCGCCAGCCGGGACGGCAACGCCGCGTTGATCACCGGCAGGTTGTCCAGCACCCCGAACGGCAGCGTCTGGTCGAAGCGGCGGCCGTTCCACTTCACCGTCGGCCCCCACGACAGCACCGCGAAGACCACGGCGGTCACGCCGAGCGCCGCGAGCGTGGCTCGGAACGCCCGGTCCGCGCGCCACCACAGCAGCGCGAAACAGGCGACGGCGAGCAGGAGCAGCGGTACGCCGAAGAACGAGTTCTCCTCCGTCGGGTTGGGCGCCAGCGAGGTGCCCCACCCGGCCCAGCCGGCCAGCGACCGGCGCGGATACGACCCGTACGCGGCGATGTCCTCGGAGTGGATCAGCGGGTCGAACCCGGTGCCGTGGAACCGTTGCGGTCCGAGGAAGTGCAGCCAGAGCGGGTACGCCAGCAGCGCCCCGGCGACGAGCGCCGTCACGCCCAGCCCGGCCGCCATCCGGGGCAGCGCGGCGCGTACCTCGGACCGGCGGGCCGGGTGCAACGCCCACACGGCGAGGAACACGCCGAGCGCCAGCGCGGTGAAGAACAGCCCCTCGGCGGCGATTGAGAACGCGACAGCCACCAGCAGCCCGAGCACGATCCCGCCGGTGACCGCCCGGCCCGGGCGACGCAGCCGGAACACGCCCCAGATCAGCAGCGGCACCAGCCAGCCCGCCGTCCAGTTCAGGTGTGCGTTGGCGTGCGACACCATCGCCGGGCAGAAGGCGATGAACAGCGCGGCCACACCGGCGGCCAGCTGGCTGCGCACCAGGTGCCGGCTGAGCAGCCAGTACCAGGCCACCGCCGTCGCGGCCAGGTTGAGCGTGAGGATCACCAGGAACGTCGCGGGCGGCCCGATCAGGTACGTCAGGGGCGCGAAGACCGCCGCGTACACGGTGATCGAGGTGTTCACCGCGAGGTTCACCCCGTCCGGCACGTTGATCAGCGTGGTGAACAGCGGGTTCTGCCCGTGGGTCAGCGCGTGCCCGCCGAACGCCAGCAGCCACTCGAACAGCGCCTGGTCGCTGGAGTTGACGGTGATGGCCCGGCTGTTCGGATCCCGCCACATGCCACTGGTCACCCAGAGGGCCAGGGTCAGCGCGGCGAGCGTCACCAGCAGGTCGGAGCGCCGGTCGCGGACAGCTGTCGGCGACCGGCCGGTGGCCGGGGACGGGGAGGAGGGCACGCAGCGGACGTTACCAACCGGACCTGGGCAGACCGCCCGGACACGAAACTCGGCCGCACACTTCGGTGGCCGTGAATGTGTGAGCGGCGGCCATTCCGGTGTGACGAAACGCGGCCGTAACGTCGCGGCAACCCGGAGGTGACTCAGTTCACATTCCACGATCGGGAGGTCCCCGTGCCCCGCTCCTCATCCCTCATCGCCCGCGTCGCCGGGGCGGCGGCCGGGGTCGTGCTGGCCGCGGCCACCGCGCTGGTCGCCGCCCTTCCCGCCCAGGCGGCCTCGCTGACCCAGGTCACCGGCTTCGGCTCCAACCCCGGCAACCTGGCCATGTACGCGTACCGCCCGGACGGCCTGCCCGCCGGCGCGCCCGCCGTGGTGCTGCTGCACGGCTGCGTGCAGAACGCCTCGACGTACGTCGCCAACTCCGGCTGGCAGAAGTACGCCGACCAGTGGAAGTTCGCACTCATCGCGCCGCAGCAGCCCAGCGGCAACAACGCCAACTCCTGCTTCAACTGGTTCGAGACCGGCGACACCGCGCGCGGCCAGGGTGAGGCGCTGTCGATCAAGCAGATGGTCGACTACGCCAGGACCACCTACGGCACCGACGGCGCCCGGGTCTACGTCAGCGGCCTCTCCGCCGGTGGTGCGATGAGCGCGGCCATGCTCGCCGCCTACCCGGACGTCTTCGCCGGCGGCTCGATCATCGCCGGCATCCCGTACCGCTGCGCCACCAGCACCGTCACCGCGTTCAGCTGCATGAACCCGGGCGTGGACAAGACCCCGGCGCAGTGGGGCGACCTGGTCCGCGGCGCGTACGCCGGCTACTCCGGCAAGCGGCCCCGGGTGGCGATCTGGCACGGCACCAGCGACACCACGGTGGCGACCGCGAACGCCGCCGAGTCGCGGGACCAGTGGACCAACGTGCTGGGCGTGTCGACCACCCCGACTAGCACGTCCACGCTGCCGTCCGGGACGAGCCTGGAGGTCTACGGCGCCGACCAGGTCCGCCTCTACCGGGTCTCCGGGATGGGCCACGGCACCCCCGTCGACCCGGGTACGGGCGCGGACCAGTGCGGCACCGCCGGGGCGTACTTCCTGGACACCATCTGTTCGACGTACCGCGACGCGGTCTTCTTCGGGCTCGGCGGTGGCGGCGCCTCGCCCAGCCCGACCCCGACGGCGACCGCGTCACCCACCCCGACCGCGTCACCGACCCCGACCGCCTCGCCCTCGCCGACCAGTGCGCCGGTCTGCATCACCGCCAGCAACTACGCGCACGTCGTGGCCGGGCGGGCCTACCAGTCCGGCGGGTACGCCTACGCGCTCGGCAGCGGGCAGCGGATGGGCCTCTACAACACCTTCTACACGAGCACGCTCAAGCAGACCGGACCCGCGTACTGGGTGATCGGCTGCTGAACCGCGACGCCGCGCCGCCCTCGCGGGCTCACTCCGTGAGGGCGGCGTGCAGCGCGCCCGGCAGCTCCGGATGCGTCCAGGGGAAGCCGGACTTGTCGAGCACGCCCGGCAGCACCCGGCTGCTGGTGAGCGCCTCCTGTGAGAAGCCGCCGAGCGCCACCTTCAGCGCCACCGCCGGGATCGGCATGATCGCGGGGCGGTGCAGCTGCCGGGCCAGCTCCCGGCTGAAATCGGCGTTGGTGACCGGCGCCGGGCCGACCACGTTGACCGGGCCCGCCACGTCGTCGCGGTCCAGCAGGAACTTCGCCGCGTTCAGCCAGTCCCGCATCGAGATCCACGGCACCCACTGCCGCCCGCTGCCCAGCTTGCCGCCGACGCCCAGCCGGAACGGCAGCAGCTGCGGCTTGAGCAGGCCGCCGTCGCGGTGCAGCGGCAGTCCGGTACGCAGGCGCACCACCCGTACCCCGGCGTCCTCGGCCGGGCGGGTCGCGGCCTCCCAGACCCGGCAGACGTCGGCCAGGAACCCCTCACCCGCAGGCGCCTCCTCGGTGACCGCCCGGTCGCCGGTGTTGCCGTACCAGCCGACGGCGGAGGAGTTCAGCAGCACCGCGGGCCGGTCGGCGGCGGGCAGGCCGGCGATCGTGATGGCGAGCGTGGTGGTGCTGTCCACCCGGCTGGTCCGGATCAGCTTGCGGTACTCGTCGTTCCAGCGCTTGTCGCCCACCCCGGCGCCGGCCAGGTTCACCACCGCGTCGGCGTCGGCGACGCACTGCGGGTCCAGCTGCGCGGCGGACGGGTTCCACTGCCGTTCGGCGGGTGTGCGTGGTGGGCGGCGGACCAGGCGGGTGACCTGGTGGCCGTCCGCGGTGAGGCAGTCGACCAGTCGGGTGCCGAGGAAGCCGGACACGCCGGCCATGAGGATCCGCATGCTCACATCTTCCGATACGAACCCCGATTCGGATGCGTTGAGCGAAATCACTCACTCGTCACGCCCGCCGGGTTGCGCGCCGCCCGTGGCCCCTCAGCCGGTCGGCCGGTTGACCGGATGCACGGTGATCAGACCGTCGAGTCCGAGGAAGTCGGCGGGGTTCGTGGTGTAGAGAGGAAGCGCGTTGGCGTGTGCGACGGAGGCGATCATCAGGTCCGCCACCCGGCGGCGTGTGCCTCGTCCGGCGGCGAGCACAGCCGCTGAGACCAGGCCGAATGCCCGCGCCGCCTCGGCGTCGAACGGAAGTGGTTCGAACGTGGCTTCGACGTGTTGCAGGACGCTCATCCGGCGGGCACGCTCGCGCGGATCGTCGGTGTGATGTGGACCGGCCGAGAGTTCGGCAAGCGTGACCGCACTGATGACCATCTCGTCGGGCAGTTCCGCGCCGTCGAGGCCAGCCAGATGGATGACGATGTTGGTGTCGATCAGACCGCGAACGGGGAGGTCACCATTCACGGCCGGGCAGATCCTGGTCGATTGCGGCGTCGAGGTCGGCCCGGAAGCGTGCCTCGTCCAGCCGTGGTGCGCTGGCGAAGGCGGCGAGCACCTCGGCTCGCGGCACGAACGTGCGCCGCCGGATCGGGATCAACCGCCCGATCGGCGTGCCGTTGCGGGTAATGGTGAAGGACTCTCCGCGCTCGACTCCGCGCATGATGGCGCCGGAGTCGTTGCGCAGCTCGCGTTGGGTGATCTCGCGATGAGCGTGCTCGGCCACACCGGCAGCCTACCGCCTGTGTGCTACGAAGTGCTACAGGTTGTCGGCGTCGGTGCGGCCGAGCCGGTCAGGCGGGGGCCGGGGTAGTGCGCAGGTCGGCGAGCAGGCGTTCCACCTCGGCGAAAGCCGCCTCCGGCAGCGGCCCGTACGCCAGCGCGCCGAGGTTCTCCTCGGCCTGCGCCACCGTCCGGCAGCCGGGGATCGGCAGCGTGTGCGGGCTGCGGGCGAGCAGCCAGCCCAGCGCCCCCTGGGCGAGTGTGCGGCCGTCTGCGGTCAGCGCCTCACGGACCCGGGCCACCCGCTCGGACCACTCGGCGCGCGGTACGCCGCCGGTGAACCAGTCCAGCCACTCCGGTGCCACGCCGCGTACGTCGTCGTCGCCCCGGGCGGTCGGCGCGTCCTGGTACTTCGCGGTGAGCAGGCCCATCGCCAGCGGCCCCCGGTTGAGGCTGGCCAGGTCGAACTCCGCGCAGACCGCGAGCATGGCGGCGTTGTCCCGCAGCACCGACTGGTCGTGCTGGATCGCCGCGCAGTGCGGTCCCGCCTCGGCGAAGGCGCGCGCCGAGGCGGGGTCGTCGGTGCTCCAGCCGTACGCCCGGATCTTTCCCTGCGCGACCAGGTCCTCCAGCGTGCCGACGAGGTCCAGTGCCCGTGGCACCGGCAGGCCGCCCAGGTGGAGCTGGTAGAGGTCGACGTGGTCGGTGCCGAGCCGGCGCAGCGAACCCTCCAGGCTGCGCCGCGCGTAGTCCGCGGTGGCGTCCTCGCCGAGCGCCTGGCGGGTCTCCTCGTCGGTGGGGTAGCCGAACTTGGTCGCGATGACCGCCCGGTCCCGGCGGCCGGCGAGCGCGCGCCCCAGCACCCGTTCGCTGTGCCCCGCGCCGTAGTTGCTGGAGGTGTCGAACAGCGTCGCGCCCAGCTCCAGGGCCCGGTGGACGGTACGCACCGACTCGTCGTCGTCCACCTCGCCCCAGCCCAGCGGCTGGGTGCCGTCCCAGAGCGGGCCGCCGATCGCCCAGCAGCCCATGCCGATCGCGCTGACCTCGATGCCGCTGCGGCCCAGCCGTCGTGTCGTCGTCATGCGGCCAGTGTTCACTTTCGAGTGTGCTCGAAGTCCAGCTCTTTTCCCGCCAGCCGGGGCAGGAGCGGGGCGAGCGCGTCGACTGCTCCGGCGCGTACCACGAAGCGGGTGACGCCCCAGCGGCGCTCGTGCCCGGCCACGGCCGCGACGATCTCGTCGGGCGTGCCGGCCAGCACGAACGGGGTGGCCAGCACCTCCGCCGGGGTGAGTCCGGTCTCGGCGGCCGTCGCGGCGGCGGCCGCCTCCGCGTCGTCGGTGACGGCGACGTGCTGGACCAGCGCCTCCAGGACCGGCGGGGTGTCCCGGTCGGCGGCGCCGGCCGCGACGCAGGCCAGCTGCGCCTCGATCTGGTCGGCCCGCCACCGGACGGCGTGCTGGTGGCCATCGGGCAGGGTACGGCCGAAGCCGGCCAGGCCGACCACGTCGGCGTGCCTCCCGGCCCAGCGCAGCAGCGCCGAGTTGGACGTGCCCACGGTCAGCGGGATCCGGTCCTGGACCGGCCGGGGCGCCGTGAGACGGGCGGCGTGCGCGGTCAGCTCCTCGGTGTCCACAGTGACCTCGTCGCCGGCCAGCAGCGCCCGTACCGCCTCGGTCACCGCGACGCAGCGGCGGACCCGGCCGGCGACGTCCGGGCGCTCGCGCCCGACGGCCCGCCACTCGGCCGGCGTGTGGCCCGCCCCGACGCCGAACCGGGCCCGCCCGCCGGAGACCACGTCCAGGGTGGCCACGTCGGCGGCGAGCAGGATCGGCTCGCGGACGCCGGCGTTGGAGACGTACGAGCCGAGGCCCAGCGTGCTGGTCACGGCCGCCGCGGCGGCCAGCGCGACGAACGGCGACGCGCAGTCGCCGGGGTGGTCGGCCGCGAACAGCGCGTCGAAGCCGGCCGCCTCGACGGTACGGGCCAGCTCGGTCCAGCTCGCCGCGTCGGTGGGTTGGGCCTGTACGGAGAAGGTCGCCATCGCCTCAGCATCGGCGCGCACGCAGCGGTGGGCCACCCCGTACGCGCCGATTCTGCCGACGGCCGAACGTCACACCGCGTCGAGGCGGGCCAGGTCGGCGGGGGAGAGACGCAGCGCGGCGGCGGCGACGTTCTGCTCCAGGTGCGCGGGGTCGCCGGTGCCGGGGATGGCCAGCACGTTCGGGCCCCGGGCCAGCGTCCAGGCCAGCCGGACCTGGGTCGCCGTCACGCCGTGCTCCCGGGCCACCGCGAGCACCTCCGGGTGCTCCTCGCCGGTCGCGCCGGCCTCCCGGCCGCTGGTGACGATGGAGAAGAACGGCACGAACGCGGTGCCGTGCGCCGCGCAGTCCCGGATCAGCTCGTCGTGGCTGCGGCGGTAGCCCAGGCCGTACGAGTTCTGCACGCACACCACCGGGGCGATGGCGCGCGCCTCGGCGACCTGGTGCGGGCGTACGGCGGAGACGCCGAGGTGCCGGATCAGCCCGGCGTCGCGCAGCTCGGCCAGCGCGCCGAAGTGCTCGGACAGCGGCTCCGGGCCGTGCACCCGCAGGTTGATCACGTCCAGGTGGTCGCGGCCGAGCTGGCGCAGGTTCTCCTCCACCTGCCCGCGCAGCTGGTCCGGGCGGGCCGCCGGCAGCCACTGCCCGGACGGGTCCTTGCCCGGCCCGACCTTGGTGACGATGACCAGACCCTCCGGGTACGGCCACAGCGCCCGGTTGATCAGCTCGTTGGCCGAGCGCAGCGGCGAGAAGTAGAACGCGGCCGTATCGATGTGGTTGACGCCCAGCTCGACGGCGCGGCGCAGTACGGCGACGGCCCGGTCCCGGTCGCTGGGGCTGCCGTCGGCGTTCGCGGTCAGCCGCATCGCGCCCAGGCCCATCCGGTTGACGGTCAGGTCGCCGAGCTGCCAGGTGCCGGCCGCGCCGGCGTGGACGGTGTCGATGGTCATGTGGCCCCCGTATCCCTCAGGTGTGGCCCCGCGGCGGGGCCGACAGGTTTCACGGAGGCGGCGGGCCGC from the Micromonospora sp. WMMA1947 genome contains:
- a CDS encoding oxidoreductase, yielding MTIDTVHAGAAGTWQLGDLTVNRMGLGAMRLTANADGSPSDRDRAVAVLRRAVELGVNHIDTAAFYFSPLRSANELINRALWPYPEGLVIVTKVGPGKDPSGQWLPAARPDQLRGQVEENLRQLGRDHLDVINLRVHGPEPLSEHFGALAELRDAGLIRHLGVSAVRPHQVAEARAIAPVVCVQNSYGLGYRRSHDELIRDCAAHGTAFVPFFSIVTSGREAGATGEEHPEVLAVAREHGVTATQVRLAWTLARGPNVLAIPGTGDPAHLEQNVAAAALRLSPADLARLDAV